One Papaver somniferum cultivar HN1 chromosome 10, ASM357369v1, whole genome shotgun sequence genomic window carries:
- the LOC113317603 gene encoding protein CREG1-like, translated as MDKLRISVFCLALVYLGSWIGFAEAGRRGHLVQQKPDPKDAVATARWLVSQNNWGVLSTISSELGGAPFGNVVSFSDGLPNKGHGVPYFYLTTLDPTARNGMKDARSSFTVSEFPIGTCGKKDPENPTCAKLTLTGKFKLVDVNSKEASFAKDALFAKHPEMKGWPKGHDFQIFKLEIEDIFLIDWFGGPKPITVAQYLRPRIMPASVFYRSQLASVSVL; from the exons ATGGATAAGTTGAGAATTAGTGTGTTCTGTTTGGCACTTGTTTATCTTGGTAGTTGGATAGGATTTGCAGAAGCAGGAAGGCGTGGACATTTAGTCCAACAGAAACCTGATCCCAAAGATGCTGTTGCTACTGCTCGATGGTTGGTCTCTCAGAACAATTGGGGTGTTTTAAG TACCATTTCAAGTGAACTTGGAGGTGCTCCATTCGG GAATGTTGTCTCATTTAGTGATGGGTTACCAAATAAGGGTCATGGTGTCCCATATTTCTATTTGACAACCCTTGATCCTACTGCCAGAAATGGAATGAAAGATGCAAGATCTTCATTCACAGTTAGTGAATTTCCCATTGGGACTTGTGGGAAGAAGGATCCGGAGAACCCAACTTGTGCTAAACTTACTCTTACAGGAAAG TTTAAGCTAGTGGATGTTAACTCCAAGGAAGCTAGTTTTGCTAAAGATGCCTTATTCGCAAAACACCCTGAAATGAAGG GCTGGCCTAAGGGTCACGACTTCcagatttttaaattggaaattgaGGATATATTTCTGATTGACTGGTTCGGTGGTCCCAAACCTATCACAGTTGCTCAGTACCTTCGACCAAGAAT AATGCCGGCCTCTGTCTTCTACAGGAGCCAACTTGCTTCTGTTTCTGTGCTGTGA
- the LOC113315351 gene encoding protein CREG1-like, whose amino-acid sequence MDKLRVSVLLCFALVFLGSCIGFAEAGRRGLLVPHKPDHEDAVATARWLISQNNWGVLSTISIDLGGAPFGKVVLFSDGLLDKGHGIPYFYKSSLDPTPRNAMKDARSSFAVSEFPIGTCGKKDPENPTCAKLTLTGKLKLVDINSKEASVAKEVLFATHPEMKYWPKDHNFQIFKLEIEDIFLVNWFGGAKPITVAQYLRPRISQLASVM is encoded by the exons ATGGATAAGTTGAGAGTTAGCGTGTTGTTATGTTTTGCACTTGTTTTTCTTGGTAGTTGCATAGGATTTGCAGAAGCAGGAAGGCGTGGACTTTTAGTCCCACACAAACCTGACCATGAAGACGCTGTTGCTACTGCTCGATGGTTGATCTCTCAGAACAACTGGGGCGTTTTAAG TACCATTTCGATTGACCTTGGAGGAGCTCCATTCGG GAAGGTTGTCTTATTTAGTGATGGATTACTTGATAAGGGCCATGGCATCCCATATTTTTATAAGTCAAGCCTTGATCCTACTCCGAGAAATGCAATGAAAGATGCGAGATCTTCATTCGCAGTTAGCGAATTCCCTATTGGAACTTGTGGGAAGAAGGATCCTGAAAATCCAACTTGTGCTAAGCTTACTCTTACAGGAAAG TTAAAGCTAGTGGATATTAACTCAAAAGAAGCTAGCGTTGCTAAAGAAGTCTTATTTGCAACACACCCAGAAATGAAAT ACTGGCCTAAGGATCACAACTTCCAGATATTTAAGTTGGAAATTGAGGATATATTTCTGGTCAACTGGTTCGGTGGTGCCAAGCCTATCACTGTTGCTCAGTACCTTCGACCAAGAAT AAGCCAACTTGCTTCTGTGATGTGA